Proteins from one Cryptomeria japonica chromosome 4, Sugi_1.0, whole genome shotgun sequence genomic window:
- the LOC131875437 gene encoding uncharacterized protein LOC131875437 produces MSSQGTSEDNMEIHSHSENDSEFEPENEGGDHGADPEAQSSSMASAAASTGCPSELLAPYARGHFDPKSPLKQFASQISVQGTASHSSGGTRKWKCNICDREWFGSISRVNAHFLFWRGKGVKHCKFLEEPKNIHYRIEFNRLWGVPDDTNISMPTTLSARASLHDSQNVPVPHTYHASQAGGMMFGSPSTSTSTAARAGKRKLHTPQSNPIADMFNVQLRDEIDESIGNFFFANGIPFHVSRSPYYRKMIDMVAKGGPSYVPPGETKMRTSILDKSYSKINILMEKMKACWVASGCSIVMDGWTNISHRPLINVMVTCAEGPYFLRAVDCTGHRKDADFQFQVLREAIEEVGPQNVVQVVTDAAYVCRAAGRLVEAAYRHIWWTPCCVHAMNNALKDMGKIDWIRGVVTDARDVQMFICNHHISHALFRTFAKKEFLKPVETRYASYFILLERMIELQEALQLMVMTNEWNRWAEAKTEQGRRVKEIVKSDVFWTDAKYIVSIISPVFQVIRYGDGDAPNLGEVYECIDSMLG; encoded by the coding sequence atgagctcccaaggcacgagtgaagataacatggaaatccattctcatagtgagaatgattcagaatttgaacctgaaaatgaggggggtgaccatggggctgatcctgaagcccaatctagttctatggcaagtgcagcagctagtacaggttgcccttcagagttgttggcaccatatgctaggggtcattttgatcctaagtctcctctaaaacagtttgcttcacaaatatcagtacaaggcactgcatcacattcaagtgggggaacaaggaagtggaagtgcaatatttgtgacagagaatggttcggtagcattagcagggtgaatgcacactttctattttggagaggaaaaggcgtgaaacattgtaagtttttggaggaacccaaaaatatacattacagaattgagtttaacaggctttggggggttccagatgacacaaatatttcaatgcctactactttgtctgctagggcatcacttcacgacagccagaatgtgccagtgccacatacttatcatgcttcgcaggcgggaggaatgatgtttggatctccatctacttccacttctactgctgccagggctgggaaacgtaagttgcatacaccacagagcaaccccattgctgatatgtttaatgtgcagctgagagatgagatagatgaatccattggcaatttcttctttgccaatggcattccatttcatgtttcacggtctccttattataggaagatgatagatatggtggccaagggaggaccatcttatgtgccaccaggggagacaaaaatgaggacctcgatcttggataaaagctattccaagatcaatattttgatggagaagatgaaggcatgttgggtggcatcggggtgcagcatagttatggatgggtggacgaacattagccatcgtccactcatcaacgtcatggtcacatgtgcagagggcccatacttccttagagcagttgattgtacagggcatcgtaaagatgctgatttccagtttcaggtcctcagggaggctattgaggaggttgggccacaaaatgtggtccaagtagtgacagatgcagcctatgtgtgtagagcagcagggagactcgttgaggcagcctatagacacatttggtggaccccatgttgtgtgcatgccatgaacaatgcactcaaggacatggggaagattgactggattagaggagtggtcaccgatgcgagagatgtgcagatgtttatctgcaaccaccacatttcacatgcactcttcaggaccttcgcgaagaaggagttcttgaaaccagttgagactagatatgcatcctatttcattctcttggagagaatgattgagttgcaagaggcattgcaactcatggttatgactaatgagtggaataggtgggctgaggccaagacagagcaagggagaagggtgaaggagatagtgaagagtgatgtgttttggactgatgcgaaatacattgtctccatcatttctccagtattccaggtgatcagatatggggatggggatgcacctaaccttggagaggtgtatgagtgcattgactctatgcttggctag